tgaatggtattaatgttggCCTTAATGAACCGTGCTACAGGATGATATGAACTGTGCTGAAAGGTATGTACAGTACCTGTGCAAATGGTTACTCAAGCATTGCCGAGAAGACATGGAATTCATGGTTAAACATGTGGACAAGACCGCAATTGAGCGTCTGGAGCTTGTTTCCTCTACTCCGTTTGAACGCATTTCATATACAAAGGCTGTGGAGATCTTAGAAGGTGTAGATAAGAAGTTTGAGAACAAGGTTGAATGGGGAATTGATTTAGCGTCTGAGCATGAGAGGTATGGAGATTGGAATTTCTACTGCTATTTTGGTATCAGTTATTTACCCTTGTTTAAATTTGTAATTCTTTCTTTTGGTATGAAGGTATTTGACTGAGGTGATATTTAAGAGGCCAGTTATTGTGTATAACTACCCAAAAGGAATAAAGGCATTTTACATGAGGCTCAATGATGACCAGAAGACAGTAGCTGCAATGGATGTTCTTGTTCCCAAGGTACACAATCTGTTAAATCATGATATCAAATGATTTTATACTTTTGCAAAGGCAATAGTCTTGCAATGATGATTATTCCACAGTTCAATTTTTGTATCTGCTTTTATATTCTTTGTTAAGTATGACAGTGGGAATTGTGCCCGGTAGGTTCAGTACTGTGTCTTGCAATGATGATTATTCCACAGTTCAATTTTTGTATCTGCTTTCATATTCTTTGTTAAGTATGACAGTGGGAATTGTGCCCGGTAGGTTCAGTACTGATTCATGCCTTAAATCTATAGTTGTGATAACTTACTTTTTGAGTACTATTTTCCTAGGTTGGTGAATTAATCGGTGGAAGCCAAAGGGAGGAGCGTCTTGATATTCTTAAGCAAAGGTAGCATCACCTAAATTTGACTGTGGACTATTTTGTGTCTCAGTGACTTTTACATGTTATTTTATTCTTGTTGCTACTTGAATGATTCAAAGTCGAGTGAAGATCTGCTTTTTTCTTGTACAAGTAGATTTTTTTGTACTGATCACCCTGTTGTTAGAGAGTTGTGGACTTTCTACCTGAGTTGTTTGTTTTTGCTTATGGCATATATTATCTTAGTTTTGTTTAACACCAGGATGTCTGTTGGTTAGTGTCTGATACTGTTGAACACTGTTGTGGATTGACGCACTCAACATGATGATGATAGTAGTTGCGTCATCCCAACGTGCAGTATGGTTTTGGTTCACTAAACACTAGCAATCTGAGATCATTTTACATTATTTTATGATATGGGCATCCTTTTATTTTGGTAATCTTCCCGTTAGCCTTTTTTTGGGTACAAATCGATGTTAATGAATACATTTTGTACTGTAAAAACTTGCATTCTCATGTTCTTGGCTGATGTTGTAACTGTGAAGAGCTCTAGATAAAGAATACAAACTTATGGATTATTTCTTTATGACCTGTGAGCTGACTGCGTAACATCTTGTTCTGTAGGATACTGGACGCAGATCTTCCTCTGGAGCCGTATGAGTGGTACCTGGACCTCCGACGCTTTGGCTCAGTGAAGCACAGCGGGTTCGGCCTGGGGTTCGAGAGGATGATCCTTTTCGCCACCGGCCTGGAGAACATCAGAGATGTCATCCCGTTCCCACGATACCCCGGGAGGGCCGATCTTTGAAGGGTTGCAGATTTCTGCCTTGAAATATAAGAACGTCAATTACACTTTCGTTAGCGTTTTTGGAATAGTGTTGGCCGCCCGGTTAGATTGATATATATACGCATGCTGATATCATTTGATATGCCTCGTGTCTTGGCTTGTTGTGATTCTAAAAAGAAGTATCAGGCTTGTTTTATGATTAGAATATTGAAGTATTATTGGTCCTTAGCATCTTCTTTTTTGTAAATTTAATTTTGATGCCCTGTTTGGATCTTATGCCGCAAACTTCGAACTGTTTTGAAGATGCCTTAGTTACATGGAGGAAGATGTTAAATCGGTCTCACCTTCGCCCACAATAGCCCAAAGTTCATGCCCCAGTTTCTTTCTTAAAGTCATTAAGAAAACATGTTCCAAATGTTTACTGGAAAAATGATGAAAAAGTTGCTCGGCGACGAACTGCCCATGCGACATCTCACCCACCGGGCTTACAAAAAACATCATAGTACGACGATGGGGATCCGGACTGCATCGTCGATCAGATGAGGACGCAAGCAGTGACGCCTCGGCCTGCCTATTTAACCAACTCCGCTATGTGTATGAGCGCAATCAAGCTAGCAGAGCGCAACACGCGTCCATCTCCAAGAAGCGGAAGCTAGTGGAGCAGAGCAAACCAAGCAAGGTTGGATGGCGCCGGCGGTGAAGGTGTACGGGTGGGCCGTGTCGCCGTTCGTGGCGCGCCCACTGCTGTGCCTGGAGGAGGCCGGCGTCGAGTACGAGCTCGTGTCCATGAGCCGCGCGGCCGGCGACCACCGCCAGCCGGACTTCCTCGCCCGGAACCCCTTCGGCCAGGTCCCCGTCCTCGAGGACGGCGACCTCACCCTCTTCGGTACACCTACTTCCATTATCCTCTCTTCTCTGGAGCAGGAACGAGTTCTTGACAATCTGAAATCCCACACGCAGAGTCGCGCGCGATCGCGAGGCACGTGCTCCGGAAGCACAAGCCGGAGCTGCTGGGCTGCGGCTCGCCGGAGGCGGAGGCGATGGTGGACGTGTGGCTGGAGGTGGAGGCCCACCAGTACAACCCCGCGGCCAGCGCCATCGTGGTGCAGTGCATCATCTTGCCGCTACTGGGCGGCGCGCGGGACCAGGCGGTGGTGGACGAGAACGTAGCCAAGCTCAAGAAGGTGCTGGAGGTGTACGAGGCACGGCTGTCGGCGTCCAGGTACCTCGCCGGGGACGACATCAGCCTCGCCGACCTCAGCCACTTCCCCTTCACGCGCTACTTCATGGAGACGGAGTACGCGCCGCTGGTGGCGGAGCTCCCCCACGTGAACGCGTGGTGGGAGGGGCTCAAGGCCAGGCCGGCCGCGAGGAAGGTGACGGAGCTCATGCCGCCGGACCTTGGGCTTGGAAAGAAAGCAGAGTAGTGATGACTGCCGCCAACGTTCACCAGGATCGAGCAAGTCACTGTCGAGTCTCCGGTTTTGCGTTGTACGGCACCGGGGCACCGGCCTATATCTTCTGTACCAGTGGCTCGTGTTTTGATGTTTTAGTCTCACGCTTGAATAAAATGCAAGATATACCCATCGGTTCTAAAAGAATTGTTAATTTTAAGTCAAGCTTCATTTAATTTGATCAGTTTTTATATTAAAATATATCAACATCTAACTTGCTCATTACGAAATATATATTCATATTATATGGGTTTTATAGCAAGGACAATCCCTTAGGTGTGAAAATGTTAAATTACCAGctttgcatggcttccttggggGAATAAGCCGTCAGCTTTGGAAGTTGTTGGAGAGCTACTCGGAAATTCGCGAAGCCTTGATAGCCTAGACACCTTCCACAAGAATGACCAGAACGCTTGACTcaaactccaaatgatgtgagatTTCTTGCGTTGGAAagtaagggggtgtttggttccaggaacttttttgtgttgggactaaaaaaaaccctaaaagtccctagcaaaccaaacaggggggggggggcttttttgggactttttgctaaaagtccttagaagcacctccttaagAGTCTTTTTTTAAAAAgtcctagggactagaaaaagtcctaagactagagaaccaaacaccacctaaatTTGATGTAGTTTCTGGCGGTATGCCCATATGGCAACACAAATACTTCATCGAATGCATAAGTTTAGCTTTCACCTTTGCAAACTTCTCCAAATGTTTATGAATGTCACATGATGTTTTGTTCGACTCAACAAATCCTTTCAACTAATATTTCCACGTAGTATAAACTTGTAGGCAACCATGATCATGTTCATATCATCATCCCTTTCTTGGAGAAAATTCGTCCCCAACTTCCTTTGGTCTACAAGATAATATCGCGAGGACAAAACAAAATAACAAGACAAAGGGAAAGATGAATAATCATGTGAAACATTCAATTTTATTGGATCTTATATAGTCTCTTCAAGATTGAAAAGAATATATTCCTGGATGGATGATGTGCCCAACAATTTTCTCTAATCTTATCACGCCATTGCttaaatatgaaggaaatatgccctagaggcaataataaagttgttattttatatttccttattcatgataaatgtttactattcatgctagaattgtattgatcggaaacctaaatacatgtgtgaatacatagacaaacattgtgtccatagtgagcctctactagactagcttgttgatcaaagatggttaaggtttcctaaccatggacatgagttgtcatttgataatgggatcacatcattaggagaatgatgtgatggacaagatccatccgttagcttagcatattgatcgttcagttttattgctactgctttcatgtatgtcaaatgcatattcctttaactatgagatcatgcaactcccgaatagcggaggaataccttgtgtgctatcaaacgtcacaacgtaactgggtgattataaagatgctctacaggtatctccgaaggtgttttgttgggttggcatgaatcgagattaggatttgtcattccgagtatcggagaggtatctctgggccctctcggtaatgcacatcataataagccttgcaagcaaatgactaatgagttagtcacgggatgatgtattacggaacgggtaaagagacttgccggtaatgagattgaactaggtatagagataccaacgatcgaatctcgggcaagtaacataacgacggacaaagggaattgtgtatgttgtcataacggttcgacctataaagatcttcgtagaatatgtaggagccaatatgaccatccaggttccgctgttagttattgaccagagaggtgtctcggtcatgtctacatagttctcgaacccgtagggtccgcacgcttaacgttcgatgacgatattgtactatatgagttatgtgatttggtgaccgaatgttgttcggagtcccggatgagatcaacggacatgacgaggagtctcgaaatggtcgagaggtaaagattgaaatataggacgatagtattcggacaccggaaatgttccggagtgTANNNNNNNNNNNNNNNNNNNNNNNNNNNNNNNNNNNNNNNNNNNNNNNNNNNNNNNNNNNNNNNNNNNNNNNNNNNNNNNNNNNNNNNNNNNNNNNNNNNNNNNNNNNNNNNNNNNNNNNNNNNNNNNNNNNNNNNNNNNNNNNNNNNNNNNNNNNNNNNNNNNNNNNNNNNNNNNNNNNNNNNNNNNNNNNNGGAACCcccggggggaagatatgggccataagaggggaacacaccagcccaaaaggggtggcgcgccccctcttAGGCAGGAGGCCAaataggagaaggaaaaagggggggttcggccccccttcctttctctcttcccccttccctttcttctctggtggaaaaaggaaaggggggcgccacttggggaaaccccaagtagaattcagatcctacttggggcgccccctggctgcctctcctcccctcctacctatatatatgtgtggaggggggcgcctagaacacacaacatcaattgttagtcgtgtgcggcgcccccctccacagtttacacccccggtcatattgtcgcggtgcttaggcgaagccctgcgaggattacttcaccatcaccgtcaccacgccgtcgtgctgacggaactcatctacaacctcgacaccttgctagatcaagaaggcgagggacgtcaccgagctgaacgtgtgcagaactcgtagGTGCCGTACGTACGGTACTCGGTcggtggagcgcgaagaaagttcgactacatcaaccgcgttgtgaaatgcttccgcatacggtctacgagggtacgtagatacactctcccccctcgttgctatgcatctcctagatagatcttgcgtgagagccaggtctatgcgtagatgatatgcacgagtagaacacaaagagttgtggacggtgatagtcatactgcttaccaccaatgttttattttgatttggcggtattgttggatgaagcggcccggaccaaccttacatgaccacgttcatgagaccggttccaccgacagacatgcaactagttttgcataaaggtggctggaaggtgtctgtttctcctactttagttgaatctaatttgactgcggccggtccttgaagaaggttaaaataacaaacttgacgaaacaccgttgtggttttgatgcgtaggtaagaacggttcttgctagaagcccgtagcagccacgtaaaacttgcaacaacaaagtagaggacgtctaacttgtttttgcagggcatgttgtgatgtgatatggtcaatacatgatgtgaaatacgttattgttggggaacgcagtaatttcaaaaaaattcctacgatcacgcaagatctatctaggtgatgcatagcaacgagaggggagagtgttgtccacgtaccctcgtagaccgaaagcggaagccttatgacaacacggttgatgtagtcgtacgtcttcacgatccgaccgatgctagcaccgaaggtacggcacctccgcgatctgcacatgttcagctcggtggtgtcccacgaactctagatccagctgaggtcgagggagagtttcttcagcacgacagcgtgatgacggtgttgttgaagttaccgacgcagggcttcgcctaagcactacaacgatatgaccgaggtggaaatctgtggagggggcaccgcacacgactaaacaatcaacttgtgtgtctatggggtgccccctcccccgtatataaaggagtggaggaggggagggtcggccctctctatggcgcgcccaagggggagtcctactcccagtgggagtaggattcccccccttccctagttggagtaggagaagaaggaagagggagagggagagaaggaaagggggggcccttcccaattcggattgggcttggggggggggagcccccaccttggccgcctcctcctctctcccactaaggcccaataaggctcattgacccccgggggttccggtaacctcccggtactccggaaaatgcccgaactcatgcggaaccattccagtgtccaaacatatccttccaatatatcgaactttatgtctcgaccatttcgagactcctcgtcatatccgtgatcacatccgggactctgaacaaccttcagtaaatcaaaacacataaactcgtaatatcgatcgtcatcgaacgttaaacgtgcggaccctacgggttcgagaactatgtagacatgaccgagattcatCTCCGgtcaaccaatagcggaacctggatgctcatattggctcctacatattctacgaagatctttatcggtcaaaccgcataacagcatacgttgttccctttgtcatcggtatgttacttgcccgagatttgatcgtcggtatctcaatacctagttcaatctcgttaccggcaagtctctttactcgttccgtaatgcatcatcccgtaactaactcat
This DNA window, taken from Triticum aestivum cultivar Chinese Spring chromosome 1D, IWGSC CS RefSeq v2.1, whole genome shotgun sequence, encodes the following:
- the LOC542999 gene encoding glutathione S-transferase 4; this encodes MAPAVKVYGWAVSPFVARPLLCLEEAGVEYELVSMSRAAGDHRQPDFLARNPFGQVPVLEDGDLTLFESRAIARHVLRKHKPELLGCGSPEAEAMVDVWLEVEAHQYNPAASAIVVQCIILPLLGGARDQAVVDENVAKLKKVLEVYEARLSASRYLAGDDISLADLSHFPFTRYFMETEYAPLVAELPHVNAWWEGLKARPAARKVTELMPPDLGLGKKAE